The Marasmius oreades isolate 03SP1 chromosome 2, whole genome shotgun sequence genomic sequence CTGCACGACAGGCCCTGCGACATTTGGATCCACTTGTGCCAACAGCGTCTTCAGCCTGACCCCACCATCCGACTTTGAAAACCTCACCATTTCCTCCCCCAGAAACTTCTGAGTGTCGGTCACATACGAGAGAGGGTCCGTCTCCGAAGATTCTGCTGCCGCCAGTCTCGAATATGCAGCTTGATAACCAGCACtctgttcctcttcatcaataGCGGTCATTGCTACAAaggcgtcgtcgtcgtcgccgcTTGGTCCGGATGACTTAACATCCTTCAAGTTATTTACCGGTCCAAAGAGCTTAATGAGGGATGTGAATGCTATTGGCCTGTGTTTTTACATGTAAAAACAAATAGCCCTGACGTAGATGAGAAAGAACGTACCATGCCTGTACAGACGGCGATTGGAGGAAGCTCTCACTCCTAAATAACATCCTTACCATCCCCACCTCGGCTAGTTTCTTATCCTTTGGAGTAATTTTGTCGAACTGAGTTATAACAAAGTTATTAACAATTTGCAACCAGAGTCTGAGAGCGTATGGTCAGGAAACGTTTCAAGAAAAGGGTCAGAAAAAAGTCACACCCAGATTGAATTCCTTCAACTCCACTGATAACATAGTCCGGACCAAGACCTTCCACGTTCAATGCCATGGTGTACAGCAAGAATTTGGAGAACAGATAGACGAAGTTATCTGTTTTACTCGTATGCATCCTTGTAAGCAATGTCATGAGGATCGGTCGGAAGAACTGGTTCAAATCATTTCTAAAGTTGAGGtcagagaaaaaaaagatgAGAAATGAGAACTGATCGGCTCACGGATCTACGTAAGTCACAACAGCCATCAGCAATTCGATGCCCCAGACATCGTTAATTTTGGATGGTATCAGTCTCTGTTGTACCAATCCAAGAATACTTGCCAGCTGTCCATTCGCTACCATTTTTTTGACATCTCTCCTCAGATACGCCTTGAGCAATCTGACTAGACCGGGAATACTTCCCTTTTGAGCCCAGACAGATGGTCTGAGAAGGAAAGATAACAATGATTCATATGGACCGGGGATGGTGTTCACATCGTGGAGTGATAGCATCTGTGCAAGGATTTGGAATGTGTAGGGAATGTACTCTAACGAAGTATTAGGTGAACGTCGGTCGGTTATGAATTGAGAACACTTACGTTCGATATCGTTTTGAAGGATATTGGTAAATTGCCCAAACAGCTGCTGCTCGAAAACATTCAGCGTGTTGTTCGATCTGTTCACTACAAATCTAGATCACGGTAAGTTTATAGAACTGACGTACGAAGGTCTAATTTACCTCATTAAAGCGGAAATGCTTTCGAAAATATATTGATCGAATTTGGGATTGCTCGGGTTCCTTGAGATAACCGCGACGATTGCTACCAGTCTATTGAGCAAAGGTTCGTATCCGGGGGTCAGGGTCTGACGGGCGGTGACGATAATGCGCATGATGCCTGTGAGAGACAACTGTCACGTATAGGGTCGGGCTGAGTGAAAATGCATACATTTCATGAGAtgatcattttctgccgccTTTTCTGGCGTCGCTGACCCTTCAATCTTGGAAAGAAGTGCATTGATAAGACCAGAGGCGAAATCGTGTATATCGGAGTATGTGAACCTGACCAAAAGAGTCGGTCGCGTAACATGAAAACCGAGAAACTCGACTCACAGCATTTGACTTTGTCCAGTACCTGAACCCCGAATGGCCAATACCCGTTCAATTGCAATCGCCGCATATGTATATGTGACATAGTTGTCGGATTCCAAGTGCCGCGCGAGTAGTGGAAGAACACCGAGAAGTTGGGATTTTGTCAACTGCGGAAGGGACCAATTCAGTACGCCAAAGAACATAGCGCTATGGACTCTTACCTGATTTCTGAACGTATATAAGAACCTAATTGCATCGACTTGCAGAATCGGGTGCACAGATCCAGAGTTCTCCACCTGGAGATCCTGGAATACATGATCCGAGAAAAATTTGACGACGTCCACGAGTGCGTTCGTAGAGGTGACACCATGCTGGCTGGTTCCACCTCTTGTCGCGAGAGCAGTGAGTAAATAGATAGCGCTATCCTTGTGCTTCCAGCCCTCGCTGTCCTGTCCTTGCCCGGCAGTTTTGTAACCGTCCAATCCTTTACCAATCCATTTCCCGACCACTTCCGTGGTAATCTTCTCGCCTTCACCGTCGCCAGTGCCGACCAAAGCCTTTACAACGTCGGCAGCGGCTTGACGACGAGTAACACCGTCGTTGGAAACACCCATGCCAGCAGCACCGCCTCCCACGACGCCGAGAGACAGGTCCAGCCGTATGAATTCTAATGGATCGTCCTCAAACTGCTCTAATTCGTGCTGCCTCAGGTAGACCTGAAAATGTCGCGTCATGGGACACGAAACATGGACGGTTTCTGGGAATTACGCACATTAGGTATGACTACGCCTTCGACCAAGGTCGATATCGTCTCTGGAGTTGTAAAGAGTTGGGTGTAATGACCGGAGCGAATTGCAGTTGAGAGGAAACGCAAGGATTGTGAGACAAGGGGATCATCAGAGACGTTCTCTACTTTGTCGGACCGTATTAAAGACCAGACAGATTGCACAAGTGTCGGGATGGCAGCGGAAGACTGCAGTTGCTCAGGGTAAAGTTTGACAAATAGCTGGCGATCGGCGTTAATTAATGAAATTATAACGTTGGTCGAAATGGATACgtacctccaccacctccaaaaGAGCTTTTTTGAGTTGCGAAGGTAACGATGGGGTCAATTCGTCGGGATCGGTTCGAAGCTCGTCAGGATCCCACTCCAGGAACATAGGGAACCACCCAGTTCCTGCGAAAAATTCATTGTGAGAGTCTTCTATCGCGGGCGGAATATCCTGACATGTAAAGTCGTGATATATCTCCACGAGCAAAATCATGCATTGAGTGAGAATAGCTTTCTCCTCTTTGGGAGTGGACGCAAAATTTGGGTTTTTGACGAGTGTCGTTGCGACTTGTCTGAATAGGTTGAGGAAAGGTGACATAAGCTTTTCGAAAACGAGGTTGATTTCTGTGAATAGCTGATCGGAACGAACATGAGCGCGCCACGGTTGAAATATAGAATGGGCAGTATGGAGAACGCCGAGAATAGTGTTGGAATTCGTTGTATTCAGCGATGCCACTAGTTGCTAAAGCTAAGGTTGAGACGTGGTATCGAGAACAAGGAATATGAGAACGCACATCAATCAAGTCTGGCCACTTTACAGGGAAGTCGAGCTCAGCGACGAGGGCCACTGATTCTGCCATTTGAGCGCGTATAGACTTGTCTGCAGGGCTGGAGAGCGCGAGCATCGCGGGCACTAGCTGACCTCTTAGGGCCATTTTATCCTGCTCTGAGATCGGTTGAACATCCTCCTCCCACCGCAGTTTGACGAGATTTTTGAGGTAAACACTTGCTGAAAGACGAACGGCGCGATCTGCAGATTGATCCAGGACAAGTTGTAGGAGATGCGGAAGAAAGCCTGGTTGCTCGCTCAACGCGTTCAGATTCTGTTCTGCCTGCTTCCTAGTCGTCGGATTGAGTGAAGCAAGGAGAAGATTTGGGAGATCTGCCATGAAGAGGTCGTGATGAGGTCGTGAATATGATGGAAGGGAAATGATTGTAATTTACTTAAAATGTAAACCACAAAATAGGGTCATGAGACCCGGAGCTGTCACGATGTGTGACCGTTTGTTGCTTCAAGAATTCTCTCATCGCTCCCTCCCCCAATGCCAGCACCGACTGGGTATCCCGCACTCTATCTCTATCCTCTTAATGACTCATTCGTTCCAAAACACATTTCTCTGCTCCATAACCAGAGAGTCAAGATAGGAAGGCAAACGAATGCGAAAACGACACCCGGTGAACGAAACGGATATTTCGACTCGAAGGTACTCAGCAGGCAGCACGCGGAGGTTTGGGAGGAGGGTGGAAAGATTTTCATCAAGGACGTGAAGAGCTCGAATGGAACGTTCATAAATGGTGAACGGCTCAGCCCGGAAGGTCTCGAGTCCGACCCTTACGAACTCAAGTCGGACGACATTGTCGAATTCGGCATAGACATCGTCGGTGAGGACAACAAAACGATCATCCATCATAAGGTGGCTGCACGAGTACTATGCATCCTCAGCGACCAGGATATGCAAATGGCTGCTCGTGCGGAGCAACACCAGATGCAACACGGTTCACtccaacagcaacaacagcaacagcagcagcaacagcagaTTCCGAGTCCCGGCTCTGCCTTCAATTTCTCTGCGGGCTCAGCGCAGCAACAGCAGCCACCCCCGCGTCGGCCGGGGATATCCCAACAGGGTATGGGTGGCATGGGTGGCAGTATGCGGCCACCAGGGAAAAGCGGACTCACGTTCGACCATATTCTCACCCGGCTTCAAGGCGAGTTGCAGAAAAGTAGAGAAACGGGTGCTGAACTGCATACTCTGACGAGTGCAATGAACGACATACACGATACACTTGGTGCCGGTAATATGGTATGGATATACCTCGTATCATCGAGTCTTAGTTCTTACTCACTGATGCGTTATTCCAGCCCCAAAATCCTCCACCTAATCCCCATACTCTTCCTCCAGTTCGTTCTCAAAATCCTTCTGATGAGGCGCCTTTACCTCCACCCATACAAGATCATCAAGCTCCGTCATCTACGTCTCCTCCTCCGGAATCGCTTCTGATGAACAAAGCCGAcacttcaacttcaacgtCTTTCTCGCCACATTCACCTCCAAGTAACCTCATCACCGAATTACAAGCCCAGCTGCAAGAAACCCAGACATCATTAGCGGCCCATGTAGACCGTATTCGGGTTCTAGAGGGTGCTCTCAAGGAACAAGAGACGATCAGAAATGATGTCAGCATGCTGAGGGATATGATGAATTCTCTGCAGAGGGGGGAGCGCGAATGGTCTTCACACCCACCTCCATCGTCACCCCAATCTCGATTACCACATTCGACAGAGTCACATGCTACCGAAGAAGTTCACAGGGAGTTCGAGGAACATGACGATGATGACATTGACGACCGCCAGAGTATTGCCACCATAGTGCCCCATGAGCTTGAACgcgtcgaggaagaagacgaggagTCCGCGATGGTGGATGAGGAtcaagatgagg encodes the following:
- a CDS encoding uncharacterized protein (BUSCO:EOG09260OQ8) codes for the protein MADLPNLLLASLNPTTRKQAEQNLNALSEQPGFLPHLLQLVLDQSADRAVRLSASVYLKNLVKLRWEEDVQPISEQDKMALRGQLVPAMLALSSPADKSIRAQMAESVALVAELDFPVKWPDLIDQLVASLNTTNSNTILGVLHTAHSIFQPWRAHVRSDQLFTEINLVFEKLMSPFLNLFRQVATTLVKNPNFASTPKEEKAILTQCMILLVEIYHDFTCQDIPPAIEDSHNEFFAGTGWFPMFLEWDPDELRTDPDELTPSLPSQLKKALLEVVELFVKLYPEQLQSSAAIPTLVQSVWSLIRSDKVENVSDDPLVSQSLRFLSTAIRSGHYTQLFTTPETISTLVEGVVIPNVYLRQHELEQFEDDPLEFIRLDLSLGVVGGGAAGMGVSNDGVTRRQAAADVVKALVGTGDGEGEKITTEVVGKWIGKGLDGYKTAGQGQDSEGWKHKDSAIYLLTALATRGGTSQHGVTSTNALVDVVKFFSDHVFQDLQVENSGSVHPILQVDAIRFLYTFRNQLTKSQLLGVLPLLARHLESDNYVTYTYAAIAIERVLAIRGSGTGQSQMLFTYSDIHDFASGLINALLSKIEGSATPEKAAENDHLMKCIMRIIVTARQTLTPGYEPLLNRLVAIVAVISRNPSNPKFDQYIFESISALMRFVVNRSNNTLNVFEQQLFGQFTNILQNDIEQYIPYTFQILAQMLSLHDVNTIPGPYESLLSFLLRPSVWAQKGSIPGLVRLLKAYLRRDVKKMVANGQLASILGLVQQRLIPSKINDVWGIELLMAVVTYVDPNDLNQFFRPILMTLLTRMHTSKTDNFVYLFSKFLLYTMALNVEGLGPDYVISGVEGIQSGLWLQIVNNFVITQFDKITPKDKKLAEVGMVRMLFRSESFLQSPSVQAWPIAFTSLIKLFGPVNNLKDVKSSGPSGDDDDAFVAMTAIDEEEQSAGYQAAYSRLAAAESSETDPLSYVTDTQKFLGEEMVRFSKSDGGVRLKTLLAQVDPNVAGPVVQSLAGAGYSI